From Mycobacterium lacus, one genomic window encodes:
- a CDS encoding DUF742 domain-containing protein, translating into MAKHESARRAAEANLVRPYTLTAGRTDTDVDLPLEAPVQTLQAGLAHRWPPNDVNGEIIQLCAGNPSTPSVAEISARLDLPVGVVRVLIGDLVVAGYLRVHRTLTDRSTRDERQELIGRTLRGLQAL; encoded by the coding sequence ATGGCCAAACACGAGTCTGCACGACGTGCGGCTGAGGCGAACCTGGTCCGCCCTTATACGCTGACGGCCGGACGGACGGACACCGACGTCGACCTTCCCCTGGAAGCGCCGGTGCAGACGCTGCAAGCGGGGCTGGCTCACCGGTGGCCCCCCAACGACGTCAACGGCGAGATCATCCAGCTGTGCGCCGGTAATCCCTCGACCCCGTCGGTCGCGGAGATCTCGGCCCGGCTGGATTTGCCGGTGGGCGTCGTGCGCGTCTTGATCGGCGATCTCGTTGTGGCGGGCTACCTTCGGGTGCACAGGACGCTGACCGACCGCTCGACCCGCGACGAGCGCCAGGAGCTCATAGGAAGGACCCTGCGTGGCCTCCAAGCACTCTGA
- a CDS encoding serine protease inhibitor, with the protein MSAPSSDGQLDWLVSRFAREVPGVAHALLVSVDGLPIAASEHLPRERADQLAAVASGLASLATGAAQLFDGGPVLQSVVEMQNGFLLLMRVGDGSHLATLAATSCDIGQIGYEMAILVERVGGVVQSTRRGAPQHS; encoded by the coding sequence ATGAGTGCCCCTTCGTCGGACGGCCAACTGGACTGGCTGGTGTCGAGATTCGCCCGCGAGGTGCCGGGGGTGGCGCACGCGTTGTTGGTATCGGTCGACGGGCTGCCCATCGCCGCCAGTGAGCACCTCCCGCGCGAGCGGGCCGATCAGCTGGCCGCGGTGGCGTCTGGGTTGGCCAGCCTCGCTACCGGCGCCGCGCAACTGTTCGACGGTGGACCGGTGCTGCAGTCGGTGGTCGAGATGCAGAACGGATTCCTGTTGTTGATGCGCGTCGGCGACGGCTCGCACCTGGCAACGCTGGCCGCGACGTCGTGCGACATCGGCCAGATCGGTTACGAGATGGCCATCCTTGTCGAACGCGTGGGCGGCGTCGTGCAGTCCACCCGTCGTGGTGCCCCACAGCACTCGTGA
- a CDS encoding sensor histidine kinase, with product MTVFTRPTALVAAAAPGIAAVPAGEPAPAGRKKRRPRPRAWSLRNWPVGWKVVAIALVPLVLATAFGGLRIQGAMANSSGLRLVAARADVIPAITKYMSALDVALLASSTGRDVEGAKKNFAARKYELQTRLADTDVIPDVRSGVNMLLNGGQALLDKALADSIGLRDRVTTYAPILLTAEDAINASVRVDSEQIRTQVQGLSRAVGARGQMTLQEILVTRGADLPEPQLRTSMITLAGTEPSTLFGMSAVLGVGSTDAKTLQQQMVNRMAIMSDPASVLVDNPELLHSIQTTRGIAEQVINDATASVTKSVQGQATDRRNAAIRDTVLALAALVIALAIVLLVARALVGPLRLLRDGALKVAHTDLGEEIAAVRAGAEPIPEPLPVYTTEEIGQVAHAVDELHTQALLLAGDEARLRLLVNDMFETMSRRSRSLVDQQLSLIDRLERNEEDPERLDSLFRLDHLAARLRRNSANLLVLAGAELSREQRRPVPLSTVINAARSEVEDYRRVETVKVPDCTVTGAAAGAVIHLLAELIDNALRYSPPTTSVRVSAARGRDGGALLRVADSGLGMNDADRRMANMRLQAGGEVTPDSARHMGLFVVGRLAGRHGIRVGLRGPATGEAGSGTTAEVYLPPAVLVEGLAKESARAPKPRAFAVTPPGAESATASGAAVLAASRHDGAGESGPPVTLLPRRNPGSSGITDVPVQPAEHQQRRPRRQLPTPWWENGFQQEPNPAPRETPARVAQQAPERAPAKAATDTSAFFARRSPRPARPAPPAKPAAKPSGPPGPANEDVIYQRMLSEMMGDPHELANSADLDWQSVWDRGWSAAAEAEDKPVESHTDQGLPVRTPGARLVPGAAGPDQEDPGRPIASNGGSHQGRQPSRQPQHAAALRDPDAVRASISSHFGGVRSGRSHARETSQEPDRQ from the coding sequence GTGACCGTGTTCACCCGCCCGACCGCTCTGGTCGCGGCGGCCGCGCCCGGCATCGCAGCCGTCCCCGCCGGTGAGCCGGCGCCTGCAGGGCGCAAAAAACGCCGGCCGCGGCCCCGCGCCTGGTCGCTGCGCAACTGGCCGGTTGGGTGGAAAGTCGTTGCGATAGCGCTGGTTCCACTGGTGCTGGCGACGGCTTTCGGCGGATTGCGCATCCAGGGTGCGATGGCCAATTCCAGCGGCCTGCGGCTGGTCGCCGCGCGCGCCGACGTCATACCGGCGATCACCAAATACATGTCGGCGCTGGACGTCGCATTGCTGGCGAGCTCCACCGGACGCGACGTCGAGGGGGCGAAGAAGAACTTCGCGGCCCGCAAGTACGAGTTGCAGACCCGGTTGGCGGACACCGACGTGATCCCCGACGTCCGGTCGGGGGTGAACATGTTGCTGAACGGCGGCCAGGCACTGCTGGATAAGGCACTGGCCGACAGCATCGGTTTGCGCGACCGGGTGACCACCTACGCACCGATCCTGTTGACCGCCGAGGATGCGATCAACGCGTCGGTGCGCGTCGACAGTGAGCAGATCCGGACCCAGGTGCAGGGCCTGAGCCGGGCGGTCGGGGCCCGCGGGCAGATGACGTTGCAGGAGATCCTGGTCACCCGCGGTGCCGACCTCCCCGAGCCGCAGCTGCGCACCTCGATGATCACCCTGGCGGGCACCGAACCGTCGACGCTGTTCGGGATGAGCGCGGTGCTCGGTGTCGGCTCGACAGATGCCAAGACGCTGCAGCAGCAGATGGTGAACCGGATGGCGATCATGTCCGATCCGGCCAGCGTGCTCGTCGACAACCCCGAGCTGCTGCACTCGATCCAGACGACCCGCGGGATCGCCGAACAGGTGATCAACGACGCCACCGCGTCGGTGACAAAGTCGGTGCAGGGTCAAGCGACCGATCGGCGGAATGCCGCCATCCGCGACACCGTGCTGGCGTTGGCCGCCCTCGTCATCGCACTGGCCATCGTGTTGCTCGTGGCGCGCGCGCTGGTCGGACCGTTGCGCCTGCTGCGCGACGGCGCGCTGAAAGTTGCCCACACCGACCTCGGGGAGGAGATCGCGGCGGTCCGCGCCGGCGCCGAGCCGATCCCCGAACCGTTGCCGGTGTACACCACCGAGGAAATCGGCCAGGTCGCCCACGCCGTCGACGAATTGCACACCCAGGCCCTGCTGCTGGCCGGTGACGAGGCGCGGCTGCGACTGCTGGTCAACGACATGTTCGAGACCATGTCGCGGCGCAGCCGTTCGCTGGTCGACCAGCAGCTCTCGCTCATCGACAGGCTGGAGCGCAACGAGGAGGATCCCGAGCGGCTCGACAGCCTGTTCCGGCTGGACCACTTGGCCGCCCGACTGCGCCGCAACAGCGCCAACCTGCTGGTGCTGGCGGGTGCTGAGCTTTCGCGCGAGCAGCGTCGGCCCGTGCCACTGTCGACGGTGATCAACGCCGCCAGGTCCGAGGTCGAGGACTATCGCCGTGTCGAAACCGTCAAAGTGCCCGACTGCACCGTCACCGGTGCCGCCGCCGGCGCGGTCATCCACCTGCTGGCGGAGCTAATCGACAACGCGCTGCGGTACTCGCCGCCGACGACATCGGTTCGGGTCTCGGCCGCGCGTGGCCGCGATGGGGGCGCATTGCTGCGGGTGGCCGACTCCGGCTTGGGCATGAACGACGCCGATCGGCGCATGGCCAACATGCGGCTGCAGGCCGGCGGGGAGGTCACCCCCGACAGCGCCCGCCACATGGGCCTCTTTGTGGTGGGCCGGCTGGCCGGACGGCACGGTATCCGGGTGGGACTGCGCGGCCCGGCGACCGGTGAAGCGGGCTCCGGCACCACCGCCGAGGTCTACCTACCGCCGGCCGTGCTCGTCGAGGGTCTTGCAAAAGAATCAGCTCGGGCGCCCAAACCGCGGGCATTTGCGGTCACGCCGCCGGGCGCCGAATCCGCCACAGCGTCCGGCGCCGCCGTTCTCGCGGCGTCGCGCCACGACGGCGCCGGCGAATCGGGACCACCGGTCACCTTGTTGCCGCGCCGCAATCCGGGGTCCAGCGGGATCACCGACGTTCCGGTCCAGCCGGCCGAGCACCAGCAGCGGCGGCCCCGGCGCCAACTGCCAACTCCGTGGTGGGAGAACGGGTTCCAGCAGGAGCCAAACCCGGCCCCCCGCGAAACTCCGGCGCGGGTTGCACAACAGGCGCCGGAACGGGCCCCGGCCAAAGCGGCGACGGACACGTCGGCGTTTTTTGCCCGGCGCTCGCCCAGGCCCGCCCGGCCCGCGCCACCCGCCAAGCCCGCCGCCAAGCCGTCGGGCCCACCAGGCCCGGCCAATGAGGACGTGATCTACCAGCGGATGCTCTCCGAAATGATGGGCGATCCGCACGAACTGGCCAACAGCGCCGACCTGGATTGGCAGTCGGTGTGGGACCGCGGCTGGTCGGCGGCCGCCGAGGCCGAGGACAAGCCCGTCGAATCCCACACCGATCAAGGCCTGCCGGTGCGCACACCGGGCGCTCGGCTGGTGCCCGGCGCCGCCGGGCCCGACCAGGAGGACCCGGGCCGCCCGATAGCATCGAACGGCGGATCGCATCAAGGCCGGCAGCCTTCCCGGCAACCGCAGCACGCCGCCGCGCTGCGTGACCCCGATGCGGTTCGCGCGTCCATCAGCAGCCATTTCGGCGGTGTTCGCTCCGGACGGTCGCACGCCCGCGAGACCAGTCAGGAACCCGATCGCCAATGA
- a CDS encoding tRNA (cytidine(34)-2'-O)-methyltransferase produces the protein MFRLLFFSPRIAPNTGNAIRTAAATGCELHLVEPLGFDLSEPKLRRAGLDYHDLASVTVHASLAEAWDALSPARVFAFSTHASTVFTDVSYRAGDVLMFGPEPTGLDAATLADGHITEQVRIPMLAGRRSLNLSNAAAVAVYEAWRQHGFAGAT, from the coding sequence ATGTTTCGGCTGCTGTTCTTCTCCCCGCGCATCGCGCCCAACACGGGCAACGCCATCCGAACCGCGGCCGCCACCGGCTGCGAACTGCATCTGGTCGAGCCGCTTGGCTTCGACCTGTCCGAGCCCAAGCTCCGACGCGCCGGGCTGGACTATCACGACCTGGCCTCGGTCACCGTCCACGCCTCGCTGGCCGAGGCGTGGGACGCGCTGTCGCCGGCGCGAGTATTCGCGTTCAGCACGCACGCGAGCACTGTGTTCACCGACGTCAGCTACCGGGCCGGCGACGTGTTGATGTTCGGGCCCGAACCCACCGGGCTGGACGCGGCGACCCTGGCCGACGGGCACATCACCGAGCAGGTGCGCATTCCCATGCTGGCGGGCCGGCGCTCGCTGAACCTGTCCAACGCCGCGGCCGTCGCCGTCTACGAGGCGTGGCGGCAGCACGGGTTCGCCGGGGCAACCTGA
- a CDS encoding FAD-dependent monooxygenase, translating into MVEVVIVGAGPNGLMLACELGLAGIRPVVLDGSPGPNQQRRAEGVVGQGVRIFDHRGLYGTLAGTTEPPQPAPGAMFAGFALDFAAVPDPQLFTLLVGQPRLVQVLLARALEYHADIRWGHAMTGFDQGVDGVTVRVAGPDGTYELAAKYLVGADGGNSLTRKLAGIDFPGMSSYDVVDRVAFGVLPPDDFVDPVSGALDIPGLGAVAPRRFFRTDRGIFGWGRLADRPGVFTIELENLPREDPGQGDNDDPMTLDEQQASIKRVLGADVPLRPESPDTPPDLRRICGVNSRLASRYRTGRVILVGDAAHVQSPVGGPGLNLGLQDAVNLGWKLAAVLDGRVDPGLLDTYEAERRPAAERVILHSRAQLALLRPGPEVSALRELFSELLAQPGALGHVGDLLSGADVRYAFDGHSLVGRWVPDFAVANASGTRRIAELARDGKPLLVDLTERGALAAMAADIAGRVTVVAGRPIGDVSATALLVRPDGYVAWASSMSAPDTDELRDVFTRWFGITLV; encoded by the coding sequence GTGGTCGAGGTCGTGATCGTGGGCGCCGGACCCAACGGGCTGATGCTGGCCTGCGAACTGGGACTGGCGGGCATCAGGCCGGTGGTGTTGGACGGCAGTCCTGGCCCTAACCAGCAGAGGCGTGCCGAAGGCGTTGTCGGCCAAGGGGTTCGGATCTTCGACCACCGCGGCTTGTACGGCACGCTTGCGGGGACGACCGAACCCCCTCAACCAGCGCCCGGCGCAATGTTTGCGGGCTTCGCATTGGATTTCGCCGCGGTGCCGGATCCCCAACTGTTCACGCTCCTGGTGGGACAGCCCAGGTTGGTTCAGGTGTTGCTCGCGCGTGCCCTCGAATACCACGCCGACATTCGCTGGGGTCATGCGATGACGGGCTTCGACCAAGGCGTCGACGGCGTCACCGTACGCGTCGCCGGTCCGGACGGCACCTATGAGCTGGCCGCCAAGTACCTCGTTGGTGCCGACGGTGGTAATAGCCTGACCCGCAAGCTCGCCGGTATTGATTTTCCCGGGATGTCGTCGTACGACGTGGTCGACCGGGTCGCGTTCGGGGTGCTGCCGCCGGACGACTTTGTGGACCCGGTCAGCGGGGCTCTCGACATACCGGGACTGGGCGCCGTCGCGCCGAGGCGGTTCTTTCGCACCGACCGGGGCATTTTCGGGTGGGGCCGATTAGCGGATCGGCCGGGGGTGTTCACCATCGAATTGGAGAACTTGCCCCGCGAAGACCCCGGCCAAGGTGACAACGACGATCCCATGACCCTGGACGAGCAGCAGGCCAGCATCAAGCGGGTGCTGGGCGCCGATGTGCCGCTGCGGCCCGAATCGCCCGACACGCCACCCGATCTGCGTCGTATCTGCGGCGTGAACTCGAGGCTGGCGTCGCGGTATCGGACCGGCCGGGTGATTCTGGTCGGCGATGCCGCGCACGTGCAGTCCCCGGTGGGGGGACCGGGGCTGAATCTCGGTCTGCAGGACGCGGTGAACCTTGGCTGGAAATTGGCGGCGGTGCTCGATGGTCGCGTCGACCCCGGACTGCTTGACACCTATGAGGCCGAGCGCCGGCCTGCGGCCGAGCGGGTGATCCTGCACAGCCGCGCCCAATTGGCTCTGTTGCGGCCCGGGCCTGAGGTCTCGGCCCTGAGGGAACTGTTTTCCGAACTGCTGGCCCAGCCCGGTGCCCTCGGTCACGTCGGCGACCTGCTGTCCGGCGCCGACGTGCGCTATGCGTTCGATGGGCATTCCCTCGTCGGGCGCTGGGTGCCGGATTTTGCCGTGGCTAACGCGAGCGGCACGAGACGCATTGCGGAGCTTGCTCGCGACGGTAAGCCCCTACTTGTCGACCTCACCGAGCGGGGCGCGTTAGCCGCCATGGCGGCCGATATCGCAGGCCGCGTCACCGTCGTCGCCGGGCGCCCGATCGGTGACGTGTCGGCTACGGCCTTGCTGGTACGGCCGGACGGTTACGTGGCCTGGGCCTCGTCGATGTCGGCGCCTGATACCGACGAGCTTCGTGATGTGTTCACCCGCTGGTTCGGAATCACCCTGGTCTGA
- a CDS encoding nitroreductase family protein, producing MTLHLSVDEVLRTTRSVRKRLNFHKPVPREVLMECLDLALQAPTGSNSQGWQWVFVEDAGKKKAIGDIYLANARGYLSAPAPNYPEGDTRGERMGRVRDSATYLAEHMHEAPVLMVPCLQGREDNSPIGGVSFWASLFPAVWSFCLALRSRGLGSCWTTLHLLDDGERKVAEVLGIPYDSYSQGGLFPIAYTKGTDFRPAKRLPAESLTHWDTW from the coding sequence ATGACACTTCACCTGTCCGTCGACGAAGTCCTGCGCACCACCCGCTCGGTTCGCAAACGCCTGAATTTCCACAAGCCGGTGCCACGTGAGGTGCTGATGGAATGCCTCGACCTGGCGCTGCAGGCGCCCACCGGCTCCAACTCGCAGGGCTGGCAGTGGGTGTTCGTCGAGGACGCGGGCAAGAAAAAGGCCATCGGCGACATCTATCTGGCCAACGCCCGCGGCTACCTCAGCGCGCCCGCACCCAATTACCCCGAGGGCGACACCCGCGGTGAGCGAATGGGCCGCGTCCGCGATTCCGCGACCTATCTCGCCGAGCACATGCACGAGGCACCGGTCCTTATGGTCCCGTGCCTGCAAGGCCGCGAAGACAACTCGCCGATCGGCGGTGTGTCGTTCTGGGCGTCGCTGTTCCCGGCGGTCTGGAGCTTCTGCCTGGCGCTGCGCTCCCGTGGTTTGGGTTCGTGCTGGACGACGCTGCACCTGCTCGACGACGGCGAGCGCAAGGTGGCCGAGGTGCTCGGCATACCCTACGACAGCTACAGCCAGGGCGGGCTGTTCCCGATCGCTTACACCAAAGGCACCGACTTCCGGCCCGCCAAGCGGCTGCCCGCCGAGAGCCTCACGCACTGGGACACGTGGTGA
- a CDS encoding error-prone DNA polymerase — protein MGFSNGPPSWAEMVRVLDGKPRHAGAPVAAEPADDGPWSRRRETYQPPDRARTVRSSVAYAELHAHSAYSFLDGASTPEELVEEAARLGLRALALTDHNGLYGAVRFAEAAAELDVRTVFGAELSLGSQARTEQPDPPGPHLLVLARGPEGYRRLSRQLAAAHLAGGEKGKPRYDYDALTEAAGGHWHILTGCRKGHVRQALSDSGPDAAGRALADLVDRFGAGRVSIELTHHGQPLDDEHNAALAELAPRFGVGVVATTGAHFAHPSRSRLAMAMGAIRARQSLDSAAGWLAPLGGSHLRSGEEMARLFAWHPDAVTAAAELGEQCAFGLALIAPRLPPFAVPDGDTEDSWLRSLVMAGARDRYGAPDAAPRAYSQIEHELKVIAQLAFPGYFLVVHDITRFCRENNILCQGRGSAANSAVCYALGVTAVDPIANELLFERFLSPARDGPPDIDVDIESDQREKVIQYVYDKYGRDYAAQVANVITYRGRSAVRDMARALGFSQGQQDAWSKQIGHWNGLDAADIEDIPQQVIDLATQIRNLPRHMGIHSGGMVICDRPIADVCPVEWARMENRSVLQWDKDDCAAIGLVKFDLLGLGMLSALHYAMDLVAEHKGIEVDLARLDLSEPAVYEMLARADSVGVFQVESRAQMATLPRLRPRMFYDLVVEVALIRPGPIQGGSVHPYIRRRNGIDPVGYDHPSMEPALRKTLGVPLFQEQLMQLAVDCAGFSAAEADQLRRAMGSKRSTERMRRLRGRFYDGMRALHGADDEVIDRIYEKLEAFANFGFPESHALSFASLVFYSSWFKLHHPAAFCAALLRAQPMGFYSPQSLVADARRHGVVVRGPDVNASLAHASLENAGTEVRLGLGAVRYIGDDLAERLVEERKANGPFASLLDLTSRLQLSVPQAEALATAGALGCFGMSRREALWAAGAAATQRPDRLPGVGSSSHIPALPGMSELELAAADVWATGISPDSYPTQFLRADLDAMGVLPAGALLSVPDGDRVLIAGAVTHRQRPSTAQGVTFINLEDETGMVNVLCTPGVWARHRKLANTAPALLIRGRVQNASGAVTVVAERMGRVNLAVGSRSRDFR, from the coding sequence ATGGGCTTTAGCAACGGGCCGCCGAGCTGGGCGGAAATGGTGCGGGTACTCGACGGAAAACCGCGCCATGCCGGTGCGCCGGTTGCAGCTGAACCCGCTGATGACGGTCCGTGGTCTCGCCGGCGCGAGACGTACCAGCCGCCAGACCGGGCCCGGACGGTCCGCTCGTCCGTCGCGTATGCCGAGCTGCATGCGCATTCCGCGTACAGCTTCCTCGACGGAGCCAGCACGCCGGAGGAACTGGTCGAAGAGGCTGCCCGGCTGGGTTTGCGTGCCCTCGCGCTGACCGACCACAACGGCCTGTACGGGGCGGTGCGGTTCGCCGAGGCGGCCGCGGAGCTTGACGTGCGTACCGTATTCGGCGCCGAGCTGTCGCTGGGATCGCAGGCCCGTACCGAGCAGCCCGATCCGCCCGGGCCGCACCTGCTGGTGCTGGCCCGCGGCCCGGAAGGTTACCGACGACTGTCGCGTCAACTGGCCGCGGCGCATCTGGCCGGCGGCGAGAAGGGCAAGCCGCGCTATGACTACGACGCGCTGACCGAGGCGGCCGGCGGGCACTGGCACATCCTGACGGGTTGCCGGAAAGGTCATGTGCGCCAGGCGCTTTCCGACTCCGGCCCGGACGCGGCGGGGCGGGCGCTGGCCGACCTGGTGGACCGGTTCGGCGCCGGCCGGGTCAGCATCGAGTTGACCCATCATGGTCAACCGCTCGACGACGAACACAACGCGGCGCTGGCCGAGCTGGCGCCGCGTTTCGGTGTCGGCGTCGTGGCCACTACCGGAGCCCATTTCGCCCATCCGTCACGCAGTCGGCTGGCCATGGCGATGGGCGCGATCCGGGCCCGGCAGTCCCTGGACTCTGCCGCCGGGTGGCTGGCTCCGCTGGGCGGCTCGCACCTACGGTCCGGCGAGGAGATGGCCCGGCTGTTCGCCTGGCATCCCGACGCGGTGACGGCCGCCGCCGAGCTCGGCGAGCAGTGCGCGTTCGGGCTGGCGCTCATCGCGCCGCGGCTGCCGCCGTTCGCCGTACCCGACGGGGACACCGAGGACAGCTGGCTGCGGTCGCTGGTCATGGCGGGCGCCCGCGATCGCTACGGGGCTCCTGACGCAGCGCCCCGGGCGTACTCGCAGATCGAGCATGAGCTGAAAGTCATTGCCCAACTGGCATTTCCAGGCTACTTCCTGGTGGTGCACGACATCACCCGGTTTTGCCGGGAGAACAACATCCTGTGTCAGGGCAGGGGATCGGCGGCCAACTCCGCGGTCTGCTATGCCCTCGGCGTCACCGCCGTCGATCCGATAGCCAACGAGCTGTTGTTCGAGCGCTTTTTATCGCCCGCCCGTGATGGGCCACCCGACATCGACGTCGACATCGAATCGGACCAGCGCGAAAAGGTCATCCAGTACGTCTACGACAAATACGGCCGTGACTACGCCGCCCAGGTTGCCAACGTCATCACCTACCGGGGGCGCAGCGCCGTGCGCGACATGGCCCGCGCCCTGGGCTTCTCGCAGGGCCAGCAGGACGCCTGGAGCAAGCAGATCGGTCACTGGAATGGGTTGGACGCCGCCGACATTGAGGACATCCCGCAACAGGTGATCGACCTGGCGACCCAGATCCGGAACCTGCCGCGGCACATGGGCATCCATTCCGGCGGCATGGTGATCTGCGACCGCCCGATCGCCGACGTGTGCCCGGTGGAGTGGGCCCGCATGGAGAACCGCAGCGTCCTGCAGTGGGACAAAGACGACTGTGCAGCAATCGGTTTGGTGAAGTTCGACCTGCTCGGGCTGGGCATGCTCTCGGCGCTGCACTACGCGATGGACCTGGTGGCCGAACACAAGGGCATCGAGGTGGACCTGGCCCGCCTCGACCTTTCCGAGCCGGCGGTCTACGAGATGCTGGCCCGCGCGGATTCCGTCGGCGTGTTCCAGGTGGAATCGCGGGCGCAGATGGCCACCTTGCCGAGGCTGCGGCCGCGGATGTTCTACGACCTGGTGGTGGAGGTGGCGCTGATCCGTCCCGGGCCCATCCAGGGCGGTTCGGTGCACCCGTACATCCGGCGGCGCAACGGCATCGACCCGGTCGGTTACGACCACCCGTCGATGGAGCCAGCATTGCGAAAGACGCTGGGGGTACCGCTTTTTCAGGAACAGCTGATGCAGCTCGCGGTCGACTGCGCCGGCTTCTCCGCCGCCGAGGCCGACCAGCTGCGCCGCGCCATGGGATCCAAGCGTTCCACCGAGCGCATGCGACGGCTGCGCGGCCGGTTCTACGACGGCATGCGCGCGCTGCACGGCGCCGACGACGAGGTGATCGACCGGATCTACGAAAAGCTGGAGGCGTTCGCCAATTTTGGGTTTCCGGAGAGCCACGCGCTGTCCTTCGCCTCGCTGGTGTTCTACTCGTCGTGGTTCAAGCTGCACCACCCGGCGGCGTTCTGCGCGGCGTTGTTAAGGGCCCAGCCGATGGGTTTCTATTCACCCCAGTCGCTGGTCGCCGATGCGCGCCGGCACGGCGTGGTGGTGCGCGGACCCGACGTCAACGCCAGCCTGGCGCACGCCTCATTGGAGAACGCCGGAACGGAGGTCCGCCTCGGATTGGGCGCCGTTCGTTACATCGGTGACGACCTCGCCGAGAGGCTGGTCGAGGAGCGAAAAGCCAACGGCCCGTTCGCCTCTCTGCTGGACCTGACGTCCCGGCTGCAGCTTTCCGTGCCGCAGGCCGAAGCGCTGGCGACGGCCGGGGCGCTGGGCTGCTTTGGGATGTCGCGGCGAGAGGCGCTGTGGGCGGCCGGGGCCGCGGCCACCCAACGGCCGGACCGCTTACCCGGTGTGGGCTCGTCGTCGCACATCCCGGCGTTGCCGGGGATGAGCGAGCTGGAGCTGGCCGCCGCCGACGTGTGGGCCACCGGCATTTCCCCGGACAGTTATCCGACGCAGTTCCTGCGGGCGGACCTGGACGCGATGGGGGTGCTGCCCGCCGGCGCGCTGTTAAGCGTGCCCGACGGCGACCGGGTGCTGATCGCCGGCGCGGTGACCCATCGGCAGCGACCCTCGACGGCCCAGGGGGTGACGTTCATCAACCTCGAAGACGAGACCGGGATGGTCAACGTGCTCTGCACGCCGGGGGTGTGGGCGCGGCACCGCAAGCTGGCGAACACGGCGCCGGCGCTGCTGATCCGCGGTCGGGTCCAAAACGCCAGCGGCGCGGTCACCGTCGTGGCCGAGCGGATGGGACGCGTCAACCTGGCGGTCGGCTCCCGTTCGCGCGACTTCCGCTGA